A region from the Medicago truncatula cultivar Jemalong A17 chromosome 6, MtrunA17r5.0-ANR, whole genome shotgun sequence genome encodes:
- the LOC25479714 gene encoding protein NLP7 isoform X1: MQKSEEENHDLPQKSKPLDENVFSMDYDIDFETSWPLDHISNSMHPFFLQNISEQPFSPIWTFSDDDHNIAASGNNKNIITENRVENDDKHKRVTPHIGLPPLQNPHGYCLIKERMTQALRNFKELTELNVLAQVWAPVRNGSRYKLTTSGQPFVLDAHSNGLHQYRTVSLMYMFSVDGENDEVLGLPGRVFQQKLPEWTPNVQYYSSKEYSRLNHALHYNVRGTLALPVFEPPGQSCVAVLELIMTSQKINYAPEVDKVCKALEAVNLRSSEILEHPYSQICNEDRQNALSEILEILTVVCETHNLPLAQTWVPCRHRSVLAHGGGLKKNCSSFDGYCMGQVCMSITEVAFYIIDSHTWGFHDACVEHHLQQGQGVAGRAFLSQNMCFCRNITQFCKTDYPLVHYALMFDLTSSFSICLQSSHTGGDDYVLEFFLPPSINKFCEQKGLLGSILATMKQNFQSLKVASGVELEEDGSVEIVEIINGTVHSRLESVPIIQSTKLSARHDDASPDMEEGVPLDQSRQKIITNFDDINDIGNLDDYAGGSIDQIHSLKTETKKKPSLRKRGKAEKSISLEVLQDYFSGSLKDAAKSLGVCPTTMKRICRQHGISRWPSRKIKKVNRSLSKLKCVIESVHGVEGAFGLDSPSTSTIPIAAGSFNEPSTSNKFEHHTSLSIMPSEPKKNENYLDASKSEPQKPLGGMLIEGADSSKDLKNLCPSTDVVLEDQVLEASRIHPPCSDFVHMQMQHMDTLNFAAQKEMKIVTIKATYRDDIIRFRVSWNCGIVELREEIAKRLKLEVGTFDIKYLDDDQEWILVACDADLQECMDILTLSGSNIIRLVVHDILSILGSSVESSGE, encoded by the exons ATGCAAAAgtcagaagaagaaaatcatGACCTTcctcaaaagtcaaaaccaCTAGATGAAAATGTGTTTTCCATGGATTATGATATTGACTTTGAAACTTCATGGCCTTTGGATCATATATCTAACTCCATGCATCCTTTTTTCTTGCAAAATATCTCTGAACAACCTTTTTCACCTATTTGGACTTTTTCTGATGATGATCACAACATTGCAGCTTCAG gtaacaacaaaaacataataacTGAAAACCGAGTCGAAAATGATGACAAGCATAAACGTGTGACACCCCATATAGGTCTACCACCTTTACAAAATCCACATGGTTATTGCCTAATCAAGGAAAGAATGACACAAGCTCTTAGAAACTTCAAAGAGTTAACTGAACTGAATGTTCTTGCTCAAGTTTGGGCGCCCGTGAGGAATGGAAGTCGGTATAAACTCACAACTTCAGGCCAACCATTTGTTCTCGATGCACATAGTAATGGACTTCATCAGTACAGAACAGTTTCTTTGATGTATATGTTTTCTGTTGACGGAGAAAACGACGAAGTTTTAGGACTTCCTGGAAGAGTTTTTCAGCAGAAGTTACCTGAATGGACTCCTAATGTTCAGTATTATTCTAGTAAAGAGTATTCAAGGCTAAATCATGCTCTACATTATAATGTTCGCGGAACTTTGGCTTTGCCGGTGTTTGAACCTCCAGGACAATCATGTGTTGCTGTGTTGGAATTGATTATGACTTCACAGAAGATTAACTATGCTCCTGAAGTGGATAAAGTCTGCAAAGCACTTGAG GCAGTAAATTTGAGGAGTTCAGAAATTTTGGAGCATCCATACAGTCAG ATATGTAACGAAGATAGACAGAATGCATTATCCGAGATTTTGGAGATATTGACAGTGGTGTGTGAAACTCATAATTTACCTTTGGCACAAACATGGGTTCCATGCAGGCATAGAAGTGTTTTGGCTCATGGTGGTGGTCTAAAGAAAAATTGCTCAAGTTTTGATGGTTATTGTATGGGACAAGTTTGCATGTCAATAACCGAGGTAGCATTCTATATCATAGATTCTCACACATGGGGTTTCCATGATGCATGTGTTGAACATCACTTACAACAAGGTCAAGGAGTTGCCGGAAGAGCTTTTTTGTCTCAAAACATGTGTTTCTGTAGAAACATTACTCAATTCTGCAAAACCGATTACCCTTTAGTACACTATGCTCTCATGTTTGATTTAACAAGCTCTTTTTCAATATGTTTACAAAGTTCTCATACCGGAGGTGATGATTATGTACTAGAGTTTTTTCTTCCTCCTAGTATCAATAAATTTTGTGAACAAAAGGGTTTGTTAGGATCAATATTGGCAacaatgaaacaaaatttccaaaGTCTTAAGGTTGCTTCTGGCGTTGAACTTGAGGAAGATGGATCAGTTGAAATTGTTGAAATAATAAATGGAACAGTTCATTCGAGGCTTGAATCAGTTCCGATTATTCAATCTACTAAATTATCAGCTAGACATGATGATGCCTCGCCGGATATGGAGGAGGGAGTGCCACTAGATCAATCACGACAGAAAATAATCACAAATTTTGATGACATAAATGATATAGGAAATCTTGATGATTATGCAGGTGGAAGCATTGATCAGATCCATTCCTTGAAGACTGAAACCAAAAAGAAACCGTCGTTGAGAAAACGCGGAAAAGCTGAGAAATCAATTAGTCTTGAAGTCTTGCAAGATTATTTCAGTGGGAGTCTAAAGGATGCTGCAAAGAGCCTTGGAG TTTGTCCAACTACAATGAAGCGAATCTGCAGGCAGCACGGAATATCCCGTTGGCCTTCTCGAAAGATCAAAAAGGTTAACCGTTCGCTGTCCAAGCTCAAATGTGTGATTGAATCGGTCCACGGTGTTGAAGGAGCATTTGGTTTGGATTCTCCAAGTACAAGCACAATCCCTATTGCTGCTGGTTCCTTTAATGAACCTTCTACTTCGAACAAGTTTGAACACCATACCTCATTAAGCATAATGCCATCAGAACCTAAGAAGAACGAAAATTATTTAGATGCATCTAAATCAGAACCTCAAAAACCATTAGGAGGAATGCTAATCGAAGGTGCTGATAGTTCTAAAGACTTGAAAAATCTGTGTCCTTCAACAGATGTTGTTTTGGAGGATCAGGTCCTAGAAGCTTCAAGGATTCATCCTCCATGTTCTGATTTTGTTCATATGCAAATGCAGCACATGGATACTCTTAATTTTGCAGCTCAGAAAGAGATGAAGATTGTGACTATAAAGGCAACATATAGAGATGATATCATAAGGTTTAGGGTTTCTTGGAACTGTGGCATTGTGGAATTGAGAGAAGAAATTGCTAAAAGACTGAAACTAGAGGTAGGGACATTTGATATCAAGTATTTGGATGATGATCAAGAGTGGATATTGGTAGCTTGTGATGCAGATTTACAGGAGTGCATGGACATTTTAACATTATCAGGAAGCAACATTATCCGGCTTGTTGTGCATGATATTTTGTCCATTCTTGGAAGCTCGGTTGAGAGCTCAGGGGAATGA
- the LOC25479714 gene encoding protein NLP7 isoform X2, whose product MTQALRNFKELTELNVLAQVWAPVRNGSRYKLTTSGQPFVLDAHSNGLHQYRTVSLMYMFSVDGENDEVLGLPGRVFQQKLPEWTPNVQYYSSKEYSRLNHALHYNVRGTLALPVFEPPGQSCVAVLELIMTSQKINYAPEVDKVCKALEAVNLRSSEILEHPYSQICNEDRQNALSEILEILTVVCETHNLPLAQTWVPCRHRSVLAHGGGLKKNCSSFDGYCMGQVCMSITEVAFYIIDSHTWGFHDACVEHHLQQGQGVAGRAFLSQNMCFCRNITQFCKTDYPLVHYALMFDLTSSFSICLQSSHTGGDDYVLEFFLPPSINKFCEQKGLLGSILATMKQNFQSLKVASGVELEEDGSVEIVEIINGTVHSRLESVPIIQSTKLSARHDDASPDMEEGVPLDQSRQKIITNFDDINDIGNLDDYAGGSIDQIHSLKTETKKKPSLRKRGKAEKSISLEVLQDYFSGSLKDAAKSLGVCPTTMKRICRQHGISRWPSRKIKKVNRSLSKLKCVIESVHGVEGAFGLDSPSTSTIPIAAGSFNEPSTSNKFEHHTSLSIMPSEPKKNENYLDASKSEPQKPLGGMLIEGADSSKDLKNLCPSTDVVLEDQVLEASRIHPPCSDFVHMQMQHMDTLNFAAQKEMKIVTIKATYRDDIIRFRVSWNCGIVELREEIAKRLKLEVGTFDIKYLDDDQEWILVACDADLQECMDILTLSGSNIIRLVVHDILSILGSSVESSGE is encoded by the exons ATGACACAAGCTCTTAGAAACTTCAAAGAGTTAACTGAACTGAATGTTCTTGCTCAAGTTTGGGCGCCCGTGAGGAATGGAAGTCGGTATAAACTCACAACTTCAGGCCAACCATTTGTTCTCGATGCACATAGTAATGGACTTCATCAGTACAGAACAGTTTCTTTGATGTATATGTTTTCTGTTGACGGAGAAAACGACGAAGTTTTAGGACTTCCTGGAAGAGTTTTTCAGCAGAAGTTACCTGAATGGACTCCTAATGTTCAGTATTATTCTAGTAAAGAGTATTCAAGGCTAAATCATGCTCTACATTATAATGTTCGCGGAACTTTGGCTTTGCCGGTGTTTGAACCTCCAGGACAATCATGTGTTGCTGTGTTGGAATTGATTATGACTTCACAGAAGATTAACTATGCTCCTGAAGTGGATAAAGTCTGCAAAGCACTTGAG GCAGTAAATTTGAGGAGTTCAGAAATTTTGGAGCATCCATACAGTCAG ATATGTAACGAAGATAGACAGAATGCATTATCCGAGATTTTGGAGATATTGACAGTGGTGTGTGAAACTCATAATTTACCTTTGGCACAAACATGGGTTCCATGCAGGCATAGAAGTGTTTTGGCTCATGGTGGTGGTCTAAAGAAAAATTGCTCAAGTTTTGATGGTTATTGTATGGGACAAGTTTGCATGTCAATAACCGAGGTAGCATTCTATATCATAGATTCTCACACATGGGGTTTCCATGATGCATGTGTTGAACATCACTTACAACAAGGTCAAGGAGTTGCCGGAAGAGCTTTTTTGTCTCAAAACATGTGTTTCTGTAGAAACATTACTCAATTCTGCAAAACCGATTACCCTTTAGTACACTATGCTCTCATGTTTGATTTAACAAGCTCTTTTTCAATATGTTTACAAAGTTCTCATACCGGAGGTGATGATTATGTACTAGAGTTTTTTCTTCCTCCTAGTATCAATAAATTTTGTGAACAAAAGGGTTTGTTAGGATCAATATTGGCAacaatgaaacaaaatttccaaaGTCTTAAGGTTGCTTCTGGCGTTGAACTTGAGGAAGATGGATCAGTTGAAATTGTTGAAATAATAAATGGAACAGTTCATTCGAGGCTTGAATCAGTTCCGATTATTCAATCTACTAAATTATCAGCTAGACATGATGATGCCTCGCCGGATATGGAGGAGGGAGTGCCACTAGATCAATCACGACAGAAAATAATCACAAATTTTGATGACATAAATGATATAGGAAATCTTGATGATTATGCAGGTGGAAGCATTGATCAGATCCATTCCTTGAAGACTGAAACCAAAAAGAAACCGTCGTTGAGAAAACGCGGAAAAGCTGAGAAATCAATTAGTCTTGAAGTCTTGCAAGATTATTTCAGTGGGAGTCTAAAGGATGCTGCAAAGAGCCTTGGAG TTTGTCCAACTACAATGAAGCGAATCTGCAGGCAGCACGGAATATCCCGTTGGCCTTCTCGAAAGATCAAAAAGGTTAACCGTTCGCTGTCCAAGCTCAAATGTGTGATTGAATCGGTCCACGGTGTTGAAGGAGCATTTGGTTTGGATTCTCCAAGTACAAGCACAATCCCTATTGCTGCTGGTTCCTTTAATGAACCTTCTACTTCGAACAAGTTTGAACACCATACCTCATTAAGCATAATGCCATCAGAACCTAAGAAGAACGAAAATTATTTAGATGCATCTAAATCAGAACCTCAAAAACCATTAGGAGGAATGCTAATCGAAGGTGCTGATAGTTCTAAAGACTTGAAAAATCTGTGTCCTTCAACAGATGTTGTTTTGGAGGATCAGGTCCTAGAAGCTTCAAGGATTCATCCTCCATGTTCTGATTTTGTTCATATGCAAATGCAGCACATGGATACTCTTAATTTTGCAGCTCAGAAAGAGATGAAGATTGTGACTATAAAGGCAACATATAGAGATGATATCATAAGGTTTAGGGTTTCTTGGAACTGTGGCATTGTGGAATTGAGAGAAGAAATTGCTAAAAGACTGAAACTAGAGGTAGGGACATTTGATATCAAGTATTTGGATGATGATCAAGAGTGGATATTGGTAGCTTGTGATGCAGATTTACAGGAGTGCATGGACATTTTAACATTATCAGGAAGCAACATTATCCGGCTTGTTGTGCATGATATTTTGTCCATTCTTGGAAGCTCGGTTGAGAGCTCAGGGGAATGA